The Streptomyces laurentii region GCGCTCATCGAACTCACCGCGCCGCAGCGGGCCGAGGCCGCCGCCTCCGCGCGGATCGCGAAAGCCGCGGCCGAGAAGGCCGAGAAGCTGGCCGCCAACGCCGAGGCCGACAAGCTGGCCGATCTGACCGCCCAGGCCGTGTCCCTGTCCGAGGCCGCCGAGCGGGCCGTGATCCCGGCGGAGCCGCAGCTCGTCGCGGACGACGTCACCGCAGAGAGCCTGACCACCCTCCTAGCCCAGCAGGACGGGCGGATCTCGATCCTGTCCCCCGAGGGCGAGATCTTCGAGATCATCGCAGGCCGCTACTCCGGCGCCCCGAACATGGGGATCTTCCTCAAGGGCCACGCCGGCGACATGGCCCGCGTCAACCGTCAGGCCCGGGACGCCCAGTACATCGAGAACCCCGCCATCACCATGGGCCTGGCCGTGCAGCCCGACGTCCTGGACGCCATCGGGCAGATCAAGGGCGCCGACGGCCGCGGCCTGCTCGCCCGCTTCCTCTACTCCCGGCCCGAGTCCCTCGTCGGCTACCGCAACCTCACCCCCGAACTCCTCAGCCCCGACATCGCCGACACCTACGCCCAGAAGCTCGGGCGTCTAGCCCTGACCCTCGCGGGCTGGACCGAGACCGCCGAACTCACCCTCACGCCCGAGGCCGACGCCGTCCTCCTGGCCTACCAGCGCGTCACCGAATCCCGCCTCCGCAAGGACGGGCCCCTCGCGCCGATCATCAACTGGGCCAGCAAGCGCGACGGCGCCGTCGCCCGCATCGCCGGACTCCTCCACCTCGCCAAGCATCCCGAGGACGCGTGGACCCGGCCGATCGCCGCCGACACGATGGCCGCCGCCACCCGGCTCGGGGACTACTTCACCGCCCACGCCCTCGACGTTTTCAACGCCATGAAGGCTGACCCCGCTCAGGAGGCGGCCCGCACCCTCCTGACGCACCTGACCGAGACCCGCACCGCCGCCTTCACCAAGCGTGACCTCTTCCGTGCCATGCCCCGCAGCGAGTTCCCCACCATGAGCGACCTCGACCCCGCCCTGAACCTCCTGGAGGAACACGGCTGGGTCCGCCAGCAGCCCCCGCCGCCCCGCACCACACGCGGCGGCCGGCCACCCTCTCCCCGCTACGAGACCCACCCCCGCATCACCCCCGCCGCCTGAAACCCCCCACCCCGCCGACAGAACTGACAGAACCCCCCGACCAGCCATCTGACCTGCGAAAACAAGCGCCTTGGCGCCTCTGACAAAACCTCCGGAAACTCCGACAGAACTCAGAGAACCTCACGGCCAGCCGGGACGAACGCTCCGACGCGGCCCAGGTTTTCGAGGTTCTGTCAGAGTTATTCGAGGTTTTGTCACGACAGCCGAATCAGCCGAATCGGCAGGTCAGCGGCCAGACGGCGAGGTTCTGTCAGTTCTGTCAGCACTCCCAGGGGTTTTCGCACCCCGGGCCGAGCTGAAGGAGCCCCATGGCGAAGGCCAAGACGCCCCAGCCCGTCACAACCCTGCCCGAGCGATACCTCACCCCCGAAGACATCGCCGCCCTCTTCGAGGTCCCGCTGGAGACCGTCTACCACTGGCGGAAGCAGCACACCGGCCCGCCCGGATTCCGTGTCGGCCGCCATGTCCGCTACGACCCCACCACCGTCCAGGCGTGGGTCGCACAGCAGACACAGGTCGACGCCGCCGCCTGACCCGCCACGCACCGGCTCGTGCTGCCCGCTCCAGTGGGGCGGCGCGGGCCTTCCCGTACTCCGAGAGGATCCACAGCACCATGGCCGGCCACGTTCAAGACCGCTGGTACAAGACCGAACTCGGCTCGGACGGCAAGCCTCGTCGAGTCAAGACGGACCGGTTCGGCACTGGCACGCGCTACCGCGCCCGCTACGTCGGCCCCGACGGCACAGAGAAGTCCAAGAGCTTCCCCGACAGGCAAAAGCGACTCGCCGAGCAGTGGCTCAACGAGACCGCCGCCGACATGGCCAGGGGTCATTACATCGACCCCCGCGCCGCCCGGATCACCTTCCGGCAGTTCGCTGAGAAGTGGGTGGCGACCCACACAACGGAGGTGAACAGCAAGGAGGCGGCCGAGCGCCGCCTGAGGCTGCACGTGTACCCGTACATCGGCACCAGGCCGCTCGCGTCCTTCCAGCCGGGGCACATTCGTACGTGGCTCGGCGAGCTGGAGTCCAAAGTGCCCGCGGCCTCGCACCGGAGGATCGTGTTC contains the following coding sequences:
- a CDS encoding hypothetical protein (Protein of unknown function (DUF3987); pfam13148;~hyphotheical protein [Streptomyces laurentii];~identified by MetaGeneAnnotator; putative); its protein translation is MTAHDPELWAGFDEMSAEDVAGPIWDEPVPLNPRGQLPVFPVDALPDWLAAMTAGVAEETQTPVDLAGCLALAVVGTAAGGRLTVTVRGQWSEPVNLYTAVALPPGNRKSAVFGLMTNPLLAAEKALIELTAPQRAEAAASARIAKAAAEKAEKLAANAEADKLADLTAQAVSLSEAAERAVIPAEPQLVADDVTAESLTTLLAQQDGRISILSPEGEIFEIIAGRYSGAPNMGIFLKGHAGDMARVNRQARDAQYIENPAITMGLAVQPDVLDAIGQIKGADGRGLLARFLYSRPESLVGYRNLTPELLSPDIADTYAQKLGRLALTLAGWTETAELTLTPEADAVLLAYQRVTESRLRKDGPLAPIINWASKRDGAVARIAGLLHLAKHPEDAWTRPIAADTMAAATRLGDYFTAHALDVFNAMKADPAQEAARTLLTHLTETRTAAFTKRDLFRAMPRSEFPTMSDLDPALNLLEEHGWVRQQPPPPRTTRGGRPPSPRYETHPRITPAA
- a CDS encoding excisionase (Helix-turn-helix domain; pfam12728;~excisionase or Xis_ [Streptomyces venezuelae ATCC10712];~identified by MetaGeneAnnotator; putative) translates to MAKAKTPQPVTTLPERYLTPEDIAALFEVPLETVYHWRKQHTGPPGFRVGRHVRYDPTTVQAWVAQQTQVDAAA